The genome window ATTTTTACCATGACAAAGTTACTCCAGCTCTGAAATTTCAATATCGAAACCAATTATCATCAACACAGGATAAAGAAATTCTTTCTCAAATATTTAAAAAGCTACCGAAAGGCGTTCAGTTAATATCAAGTAGCCATACTTATTCTGATATACAAAAATTAGACTCAAGCGCAGGTATATACGAAGTAGAAGTTAATTCACCAAATTCAGATAACTCAGGTGATAACAAACATTTGATAGAAATATCAAGAAAGTCTATTGAAAAAAAGAAATTTCCAGTCGTTTTTGGTTTTGCTTTCCGAGGAAAGATTATAACTGATTTTTATTTACCTTTGATTTTTGTAATTTTATCAGTTCCCTTAAATTTCGTATAACAAGTCATTCAAAAGGACAAAACAGTTGGATTTTGCTCCTTAGTCGCTTATTTTAGCCAACAATTATCAGCCCCTTAGTTGGGCATTATATTCCTAGGAGTTGAAAATGGAGTTTTCAGAAATAAGTAAAATTGTATTTGGGATCGTTACCGCTGTAGGTACTATAGCATTAACTTTTTTTAATATGAGTCAAACTAGGAAAGTTACAGCTGAGTTGTTAGAGAAATTTGAAATAGCTGTTGAAAAGACTCAAAAGAATTCGGTGACTGAATTGTTTCGCTTAATTCATGGATTGCGAATGAATTACCAAGACATTATTGAGTTGATAAACCATGATGACTGTTCAAGAATAATATACGCATTAAAAAGAACACCTGGCTTGGTTTGTTATGAAAATGGTTCTTTTCAGTATACATCTATTGGCAGAAATTCAATTTTTAAATTCGTTGATAAATGGTTTACTCGACTCGGTATTGCAACCTTTAGCATATTTACTTTTGCCAGTTATTTACTGCTTGTTTTTGGTAATAATTACTCGGCAATTGCCGGGTTTTTTATGCTTATTGTGTTTGCATTTATGTTAGGTCGGCAGTTAAGACAAAGGAGGTATGACCAAATGGTAGAGTCTTTAGTAAAACCGGAACTTATGAAGTAAATAAGCCGGGACAAAAAACAATTGGCCTTCCTTCGTTCTCATTAATTTTAGCGAACTATTTTAAGCCGTTTAGCAGGGCGTTATTGAAACAAAATCTAATCCGAAATTACTTTTATAATGAAGTCCTAATGTCTCAAATTTGGCATTAGTTAACATGTCCAAAATGTTCGCATTCCTGACGTTAGCAATTCGTTAATTAAATATTAGTTACAGTCAGTAGCACTCTATAAAGCCGACATTATGAAACGCTTTATTTAAAGCCTAATTTATTCAAGTTTCATTCATTACTGAATTAAGGTATTGTTTTATATACTTTCATTTAGCGATTAAACCTAGAACATTAAAGATAAATTTATGTTGAGGGAACAAATGCATTTATCAAATATAAGCATTAAAGGGTATAAAGTAGTAAACGAAACATCCACCGTTGCATTACATAAAGGGCTTAACGTAATTGTCGGTGAGAATGCATCAGGTAAAACATCGATAATTGATGCTATCAGGTTACTTTTGCGTGAAGATGAATTTGGCTTTTCACCAGTTTCCGAAAAAGACTTTCACAAACCATTTACTGACAATAGTCAACCAGCGGATAATTTTTTTATTCAAGGGCAGTTTAGTGGGTTATCAAAAGATGATAAAGTAACTTTCCTCCCTTGGTATGACTTAAAAGAGCATGCAACACTTAGTCTTAAATTTGAAAATAAAGAAAAATATGGGCGATATAAAAAGCAAGTATGGGGAGGTAGTTCTAAATCATCAGTGTTTGAATGGGAGTTATTTGACAAGATAAATTGTATATATTTACCCCCTCTAAGAGATGCCGAAGCAAAGCTAAAAGAGGGTAAATCATCTCGTTTAGCAAAATTATTGAAGAACTTAGAAGCTTCAGCAATTAAAGATGCGAAAGGTAATTACAAGCTCCATAAACTTGAAGAAAGGTTTAAAGTCTTTAATGACGAAATAGCTACTTCTGAAGACTTTCCGATTAAGGGCATGAATGACAAAATAAGTCAGCAACTAAAGGATGCAGTGGGTCAAACATTCGGGCAACATACACATATATCGTTCTCTGAAGTGGGTTTTAATCGAATTGCTGAAAGCCTGCGTTTGTTTTTCTTTCCGGGTATAGAAGAACATGAAAATAAAGAAAATTATCGTTCTTTAGACGAAAATAGTTTGGGGCATAATAACTTACTGTACCTAGCAACTATTCTTGCTGAGCTTATTGACTCAGGAGAGCAAGATGAACGCTTGAAAGTGCTGCTGGTTGAGGAGCCTGAAGCTCACTTACATCCTCAGCTTCAAATAAAGCTTTTAAAATACCTTGAGACAATATCTTTAAGCAGAGAAATTCAGGTCATTGTCACAACACACTCCCCTGTTTTAGCGTCATCCGCGACAATTAACAGTCTAATCCATATTTGTTCTAATAATGGGAAAGTTAATGCTACACCCATAAAAGATACAGGGTTGGATTATAAGGTCAGTATTAAGTGTGAAACGCACGATGGCTGCAGTGACATAACTATTCCTGAAAGTGCTGACTTTTTAACTCGTTGGTTAGATACAACAAAATCGACACTCTTGTTTGCCAAAGGAATAATTCTTGTAGAAGGTATTGCTGAAGCGTTTATCGTTCCTCAATTAGCAAAAAAAATACTTAAAAAGTATAACTCAACGAATAAACCTAAATTACCGGAAAGTATAGATGAAGCAGGTGTAAGCGTTGTTAATATGAATGGGATTTACTTTAAACATTTCATGAGACTGTTTTGTAATTTTGGTATTGAGGACAAAGAAAGTGCTAATATTCCCATCAGGTGTTCGGGAATGACAGATCAAGACCCAGAAAAGGACTTAGATGAAAATGGAAATAAAACAATTCCTGCTAGTCCAACTACTGCTAACCATAATTTTGGTAAAAATCCTGCACTGAATTTAATAGCAACAATCAATAAGTCTGAATACTGCCGCCTATTTGTAGGCCCTCTTAAAACCTTAGAGTATGACTTAGCTATGGAAGGCAATAATATTCAAAGCATGGCTAGTGTGCTTGCAGAAAATTGGCATAATAGAGAAGAGGTTTATAAAGAACTAAAAGAGATAAGTGAAAAAGATTGGTGCAAAGAAACGCTTAAAAATAAAGCTGAAGCAGCAAATGAAATTCTAAAAAGGATTGAAGATAAAAATATGGGTAAAGGATATTTTGCCCAGTTATTCTCTGAAACAATTACTAAAAATAGTGAATTAGCTACTCCTCAATATATAACTAATGCTGTTCTTTGGGCATGTGGGGGAAAAGTTAGTGACCAATAGGGAAGAGCTAATATCTACACTCTGCCCAACCAATGGTGAACACATTTACTGCGATAAATGTCAGACCAATGGTAAATGCAGGGTGAAAGAAAAAACTGATAAGCAAATAAACTACATCTTATCCCCTATAGACGAGTCTATATTTTTAAAGGCTTGCCCAGGAAGTGGTAAAACCGAAGTTGTAGCTATGAAAGCTGCCTATGAAATATCAAAATGGCAGTCTAATGGAGGGATTGCCATTTTATCCTTCACAAATAATGCTGCTGACGTGATTCATGAGCGAGTAAGTGAATTTATGAGGCATGAAAAAGTTTCTCATCCTCACTTTATTGGCACGTTCGATAGTTGGCTGCACGGATTTATAGCTCACCCATTTCTTCATAAAATATATAAATATACTGGGAAGTTAGATTCTGATAATGATAGGTCTTATCGTATTATTGATGAGAAAGAACATTCGAATTCGAACAACAAAAATGACAAATCAAAGCATTTTTTAAACAACTATATACTGGATACCCCATTTGTTTCCAAGAGCGGAAAAAAAACAAATCTATGTGTCAATAATGTCCGGTGGGAGGGTGAATGGGAGTTATTTAATCCTCTTTCTTCAAATTCCCCTTTTATTTCTGTAGCTGACTATTTTAACAATGTTGCCTTTGAAGAATTTAGATCGGATAAACTTTGGTTGACAGTAGAAAAAATAAATAATGGAATAATAGAAAAAAAACGCAAGTTTAATAAAAAAGGCTTCGCTACATACAATGATATAGAATGGAACAGCCTGAAATTATTTAAAGAACATAATGATTTATTAGTTTTATTATCAAAACGCTTTCCATTAATTATTATTGACGAAGCACAAGATTTATCTAAGTTACAATTATCAATACTCAAATATTTGAAGTATCAAGGTAGTGAAATTCATTTTGTTGGCGATCTTCAGCAAGCCATTTATGAATTTAAAAAAGTTGATCCAGTATTAGTAAAAAACTTTGTTAAAAATGAATCATTTAAAACGATGAATTTAACGAACAACTTTCGTAGTAACCAAAATATTGTAGATTTCAGTCAAAACCTTATTACTTCAAACTCTGTTATTGAAGGAAATTGCAATGTTGAAAGTTACCCGTGCGTGTTTGTTTCATATCCAAAAGATGAAATAGAAAAGCTACCACTTTGGTTTGAAAACTATCTAGTGAAGAGTGGTGGTGTAGACATTCAAAATTCAGTAATCCTTGCTCGTGGAAGAGGTACTATCTCAAAATTACGACCATCTTCTAATAATAATTTAAATCCTCCCCATAAATTAGCATTATCTCTAAAGTTATGGGCTGAAGGAGGTGTTCAAGGCCTGAACGACTCCATTTCCATGATGGGAAAAGTTATTAGCTCTAAGTTCTTTGAAGAATATCCGGCTTCCTCTAGTCAGTTTTATAAACCAAGTATTGTTTCTAAAGTATCTGATTGGCGTTCTTTTATTTCACAATCATTAAATGAATTTTTACTTGTAAAAGGTGTAATTGAATTTGATCAATTATGGTCTCGCTGGGCAAAGCTAATAAAAGAATCTTTCCCTCAAATTATTATAAATAACATTCAAAATTTGGAGTTTTCTGAAAAGGATTTTAAGTTTAATAGTCCGGACAAATTTAATTTCCAATCTCCAAATGGCGATT of Thalassotalea fonticola contains these proteins:
- a CDS encoding ATP-dependent nuclease, translating into MHLSNISIKGYKVVNETSTVALHKGLNVIVGENASGKTSIIDAIRLLLREDEFGFSPVSEKDFHKPFTDNSQPADNFFIQGQFSGLSKDDKVTFLPWYDLKEHATLSLKFENKEKYGRYKKQVWGGSSKSSVFEWELFDKINCIYLPPLRDAEAKLKEGKSSRLAKLLKNLEASAIKDAKGNYKLHKLEERFKVFNDEIATSEDFPIKGMNDKISQQLKDAVGQTFGQHTHISFSEVGFNRIAESLRLFFFPGIEEHENKENYRSLDENSLGHNNLLYLATILAELIDSGEQDERLKVLLVEEPEAHLHPQLQIKLLKYLETISLSREIQVIVTTHSPVLASSATINSLIHICSNNGKVNATPIKDTGLDYKVSIKCETHDGCSDITIPESADFLTRWLDTTKSTLLFAKGIILVEGIAEAFIVPQLAKKILKKYNSTNKPKLPESIDEAGVSVVNMNGIYFKHFMRLFCNFGIEDKESANIPIRCSGMTDQDPEKDLDENGNKTIPASPTTANHNFGKNPALNLIATINKSEYCRLFVGPLKTLEYDLAMEGNNIQSMASVLAENWHNREEVYKELKEISEKDWCKETLKNKAEAANEILKRIEDKNMGKGYFAQLFSETITKNSELATPQYITNAVLWACGGKVSDQ
- a CDS encoding ATP-dependent helicase; this translates as MTNREELISTLCPTNGEHIYCDKCQTNGKCRVKEKTDKQINYILSPIDESIFLKACPGSGKTEVVAMKAAYEISKWQSNGGIAILSFTNNAADVIHERVSEFMRHEKVSHPHFIGTFDSWLHGFIAHPFLHKIYKYTGKLDSDNDRSYRIIDEKEHSNSNNKNDKSKHFLNNYILDTPFVSKSGKKTNLCVNNVRWEGEWELFNPLSSNSPFISVADYFNNVAFEEFRSDKLWLTVEKINNGIIEKKRKFNKKGFATYNDIEWNSLKLFKEHNDLLVLLSKRFPLIIIDEAQDLSKLQLSILKYLKYQGSEIHFVGDLQQAIYEFKKVDPVLVKNFVKNESFKTMNLTNNFRSNQNIVDFSQNLITSNSVIEGNCNVESYPCVFVSYPKDEIEKLPLWFENYLVKSGGVDIQNSVILARGRGTISKLRPSSNNNLNPPHKLALSLKLWAEGGVQGLNDSISMMGKVISSKFFEEYPASSSQFYKPSIVSKVSDWRSFISQSLNEFLLVKGVIEFDQLWSRWAKLIKESFPQIIINNIQNLEFSEKDFKFNSPDKFNFQSPNGDSKKKVIDTIKFTPESSSSIPVKTIHSVKGETLEAVMVVSSLTCKGTKDGHWTQWIDNPETEAARLAYVASSRPKKILVWAVPNVNEKQKLIELGLDQEKWEFN